The genome window CACCTCCTGCTCTATCTGGCTTACACGCCCTATCAGGGGTTGTATCTCGCGCTGGCGGCGCTCTTCCAGTATGTGGTAGGTCAGCTCCCACACGTCTTTTTGCGCCACGTAGTAGTCTCGCCGCGTGTCGGGCATCTCCACCCGTTCCACAATCTTCCAGTCCAGCAGCTTGTGCAGGTTTATGTTTGCATTTCCACGGCTGATGGCCAGGGCCTCCATCACGGCATCCGTGTCCAGGGGCTGGGCGCTTACATACAGCAGGGCATATACCTGCGCCATGGTCTTGCTCACGCCCCAGTGGCCGGCCATCTCGCCCCAGCAGCTTATAAGCTCCTGCTTGCTCTCGTCCAAGGTATCGCCCATCCCGCGCTAAAGATCGGAATAAATCATTTTCACTAAAATTTGAAAACAAAAAGAAAGGCACTGGCTTCTGTTTTTTTGCGTGCCCAACTCCTATATTTGCCCCGAATCATTAATGCACCGTAGACACCAACTGTATACACCATGAACATCCCAAAGGACCTGCACTATACCAAAGACCATGAATGGGTACGCATAGAGGGCGATGTAGCCACGATTGGGATTACTGATTTTGCACAGAAGGAGCTGGGCGACATCGTATTTGTGGAAGCAAACACCGTAGGTGAGCACCTGAAGGGGGGAGAGGTATTTGGCACCGTAGAAGCCGTGAAAACCGTGAGCGACCTGTTTCTGCCCATAGCCGGAGAGATCCTGGAGCTGAACGGGGAGCTGGATGGCAATCCGGAGCTGGTAAACACCGATCCCTATGGCAAGGGCTGGATGGTGAAGGTAAAGCTGGCTGCCGGGGCAGACAAAGGCGAACTGCTGGCCGCAGCTGCCTACGAGAAGCTGATAGGCTAGTGCCATGGCCCAAGCGGGCACAGACCGCAGGCCAGGCAGGCAACCAGAAAGAAACAGGACAGCAGGGGCTGTCCTTTTTTTATGTCTTATCTTAGGGTGTATTCCCGCAAGCTAGATCTATGAGCCGAAAAGTACTGCTGACCATCCTGGATGGCTGGGGCCTGGCCGAAGACCCCCGTGTAAGTGCACCCGATAGGGCCCACGTACCCTTCTACCAGATGCTGATGCACCAATACCCGCACAGCAGGCTGCAGGCCAGTGAGCAGGCGGTGGGCCTGCCGGCAGGCCAGATGGGGAATAGCGAGGTGGGCCACATGAACCTGGGGGCCGGGCGCGTGGTGTATCAGGAGCTGGAGCGCATCCACCTGGCACTGGCAGACGGCAGCCTGGAAAAGACCGCCGCCTTTCAGGATATGGTTGCCTATTGCCTGGCCTATAAGCGGCCGCTACACCTGCTGGGGCTGGTAAGCGACGGCGGTGTGCACAGCCACCTGGGCCACCTGCTGGCCCTGCTGCCCATACTGAAGCGGGCCGGACTGACGGAGGTGTACCTGCACGCCTTTACAGACGGGCGAGACACAGACCCCCGGTCGGGCCTCAGCTTTGTGCAGCAGGTACTGGCCGCCATGCAGCAGCAGGGCATAGGCCAGCTAGCCAGTATATGCGGGCGCTACTATGCCATGGACCGCGACCAGCGCTGGGAGCGCACACACCGTGCCTACCAGCTGCTTACGCATGGCCTGGGCCACCCCACTACCGACCCCCTGGCAGCCATACGGGCCAGCTATGAGCAGGGAAAGACAGACGAGTTTATAGAACCCATTGTATGCATGCACGGCGGGCAGCCTGTGGCCTGCATAGAGGCAGAGGATGCCGTGCTGTTTTTCAACTTCCGCACCGACCGGGGC of Bacteroidota bacterium contains these proteins:
- the gcvH gene encoding glycine cleavage system protein GcvH translates to MNIPKDLHYTKDHEWVRIEGDVATIGITDFAQKELGDIVFVEANTVGEHLKGGEVFGTVEAVKTVSDLFLPIAGEILELNGELDGNPELVNTDPYGKGWMVKVKLAAGADKGELLAAAAYEKLIG
- the gpmI gene encoding 2,3-bisphosphoglycerate-independent phosphoglycerate mutase; translated protein: MSRKVLLTILDGWGLAEDPRVSAPDRAHVPFYQMLMHQYPHSRLQASEQAVGLPAGQMGNSEVGHMNLGAGRVVYQELERIHLALADGSLEKTAAFQDMVAYCLAYKRPLHLLGLVSDGGVHSHLGHLLALLPILKRAGLTEVYLHAFTDGRDTDPRSGLSFVQQVLAAMQQQGIGQLASICGRYYAMDRDQRWERTHRAYQLLTHGLGHPTTDPLAAIRASYEQGKTDEFIEPIVCMHGGQPVACIEAEDAVLFFNFRTDRGRQLTRALTQENLAEHGMHTLPLHFTTFTRYDDRYKGVQVFFEKDELKHTLGQVLAAAHLRQIRIAETEKYPHVTFFFNGGMETAATGEERILIPSPKVATYDLKPEMSAYEIRDTLIPRIQQGDADFICLNFANPDMVGHTGIWEAAVKAVEAVDACHQAVAEAAWAAGYTCISLADHGNCDRMRNPDGSPHTAHTLSMVPCILHGQDARQFRIRDGKLGDIAPTILHLMGLEIPAEMTGNILVEPVNTKE